The following proteins are encoded in a genomic region of Oceanisphaera profunda:
- a CDS encoding aspartate aminotransferase family protein: MTLDTKKLLEMDRNSVFHASTHLKQYAHGELKGRIITGAQGIRIKDSTGIELIDAFAGLYCVNIGYGRLEMAEAIYEQAKKLAYYHTYVGHTNEALIELSDRIIKMAPAGMSKVYYGTSGSDANETQMKLVWYYNNVRGLPQKKKIISRHRGYHGSTIAAGSLTGLDAFHAHFDLPLPRIKHTLAPVYYHRADSHMSEQEFSRHCAAELEKMILAEGPDTVAAMIGEPVLGTGGIVPPPEGYWAEINKVLNKYDILLIADEVVCGFGRLGSDFGSLHYDMQPDLMTIAKGLTSAYQPLSGVIVGDKVWKVLEDGTDEFGAIGHGYTYSGHPMGAAAALCNLDIIARENLTENARDTGAYLQQRMQDTFADHPLVGDVRGVGLMHALEFSSNKSQRQAFDPALKVGPQIAAACLEQGLIARAMPHGDILGFAPPLVVTPDDIDDIVARTEKAVNKVTDQLILSGDFSEREKLRA; encoded by the coding sequence ATGACTCTAGACACTAAAAAGTTACTCGAAATGGATCGCAACAGCGTATTTCACGCCTCCACTCACCTTAAGCAGTATGCCCATGGCGAGCTTAAAGGTCGCATTATTACCGGCGCCCAAGGCATTCGCATTAAAGACTCCACCGGCATCGAACTGATCGACGCCTTCGCCGGCTTATATTGCGTGAATATCGGCTACGGCCGCCTAGAAATGGCCGAAGCCATTTATGAGCAGGCCAAAAAGCTGGCTTACTATCACACCTACGTTGGCCACACCAACGAGGCGCTTATCGAGCTGTCTGACCGCATCATCAAAATGGCCCCCGCTGGCATGAGCAAGGTGTATTACGGCACTTCAGGTAGCGACGCTAACGAAACCCAAATGAAATTAGTCTGGTATTACAACAACGTACGCGGCTTACCCCAGAAGAAAAAGATTATCTCGCGCCATCGTGGTTATCACGGCTCTACTATTGCCGCCGGTTCACTCACCGGTCTCGATGCCTTTCACGCCCACTTTGACCTGCCCTTACCGCGTATTAAGCACACCCTAGCGCCTGTGTATTACCACAGAGCAGACAGCCACATGAGCGAGCAAGAATTCTCGCGCCACTGCGCCGCTGAGTTAGAAAAAATGATCTTGGCCGAAGGGCCAGATACGGTGGCCGCTATGATCGGCGAACCCGTGCTCGGCACCGGCGGCATAGTACCACCGCCTGAGGGCTACTGGGCTGAGATTAATAAGGTGCTCAATAAATACGACATTCTATTAATTGCCGACGAAGTGGTGTGTGGCTTTGGCCGCTTAGGCTCCGACTTTGGCTCTTTGCACTACGATATGCAGCCCGATTTAATGACCATCGCCAAAGGCTTAACCTCGGCTTATCAGCCACTTTCTGGGGTAATCGTCGGCGATAAAGTATGGAAGGTACTAGAAGATGGCACCGATGAGTTTGGCGCCATCGGCCACGGTTACACTTACTCCGGCCACCCCATGGGTGCCGCCGCCGCTTTGTGTAACTTAGATATTATTGCCCGCGAAAACTTAACCGAAAACGCCCGTGACACCGGCGCTTATTTACAACAACGCATGCAAGACACCTTTGCAGATCACCCTTTAGTCGGTGACGTGCGTGGCGTAGGCTTAATGCATGCCCTGGAATTTTCCAGCAACAAAAGCCAGCGCCAAGCCTTTGATCCGGCATTAAAAGTCGGCCCACAAATCGCCGCCGCCTGCTTAGAGCAAGGCTTAATCGCCCGCGCTATGCCCCACGGCGATATTCTAGGCTTCGCCCCACCTTTGGTGGTCACCCCAGATGATATCGACGACATAGTGGCACGCACTGAAAAAGCGGTAAACAAAGTCACCGACCAGCTAATTCTCAGTGGCGATTTTTCAGAAAGGGAAAAGCTGAGAGCCTAG
- a CDS encoding NAD-dependent succinate-semialdehyde dehydrogenase — protein sequence MSPQLQAVITSKVTDAIMPYLNDARLVRELAYINGKWVHGPHDIDVLNPATEDVIGHCTQLEPSQIEQAINGAQAAFGPWRDLMADERAAILLRWHDLILENKEDLARLMVLEQGKSLNDARGEIDYGASFVRWFAEEARRAYGDTIPSHIPNAQLATIREPIGVAALITPWNFPHAMITRKAAAALAVGCTVLIKPASETPFSALALAELAERAGFPAGVYNVVTGKGSQIGQVLCQSEHVRALSFTGSTRVGKILLAQAASTVKKCSMELGGNAPFIVLPDMDIKEAAKAAVAAKFQTAGQDCLAANRIFVPQAHYEEFLQAFAAEMENIKVGNGFDDDVTMGPLIFREAVDKAQELVDDALAKGARLIAGNQDHALGANFFMPVLLADITPQMQVFREENFCPVAGVLPYHDLASLITQANDTEYGLAAYVYGHDIRSIWQLLRGLEFGMVSVNSVKMTGHGIPFGGVKQSGLGREGSRHGFDEYSQLKYYCLGGLTG from the coding sequence ATGAGTCCACAACTGCAAGCCGTGATCACCAGCAAAGTGACCGACGCCATCATGCCGTATTTAAACGATGCTCGCTTAGTGCGCGAGCTGGCCTATATCAACGGCAAATGGGTGCATGGCCCTCATGATATCGATGTGCTTAATCCTGCCACCGAAGATGTGATTGGCCACTGCACTCAGCTTGAGCCTAGCCAAATTGAACAGGCCATTAATGGTGCACAAGCGGCTTTTGGACCGTGGCGCGATTTAATGGCGGACGAACGCGCCGCCATCTTACTGCGCTGGCACGATCTTATTTTAGAAAACAAAGAAGACTTGGCGCGCCTGATGGTGCTGGAGCAAGGCAAGTCACTCAATGACGCACGTGGCGAAATAGATTACGGCGCCTCTTTCGTACGCTGGTTTGCGGAAGAAGCCCGCCGCGCTTACGGTGATACCATTCCCAGCCATATTCCTAATGCTCAACTGGCCACTATTCGCGAACCCATTGGCGTGGCGGCACTGATCACACCGTGGAATTTTCCGCATGCCATGATCACCCGCAAAGCCGCGGCAGCATTAGCAGTGGGTTGCACCGTCCTTATTAAGCCCGCCAGCGAAACGCCCTTCTCCGCCCTCGCCTTGGCAGAGCTGGCCGAGCGCGCGGGCTTTCCGGCCGGCGTTTATAACGTAGTCACCGGCAAAGGCAGCCAAATTGGCCAAGTGCTGTGCCAGTCCGAACATGTGCGCGCCCTGTCGTTTACGGGATCCACTCGTGTGGGAAAAATTCTGCTCGCCCAAGCGGCCAGCACCGTAAAAAAATGCTCCATGGAACTCGGTGGCAACGCGCCCTTTATTGTGTTGCCAGATATGGATATTAAAGAGGCCGCCAAGGCCGCCGTCGCCGCTAAGTTTCAAACCGCCGGCCAAGACTGCTTAGCCGCCAACCGTATCTTTGTGCCACAGGCTCATTATGAAGAGTTTTTACAGGCCTTCGCCGCCGAGATGGAAAACATTAAGGTCGGTAATGGCTTTGATGATGACGTGACCATGGGCCCGCTGATTTTTCGTGAGGCGGTCGATAAAGCTCAAGAACTGGTGGATGACGCACTGGCCAAAGGTGCGCGCTTAATCGCCGGCAACCAAGACCATGCACTGGGCGCTAACTTCTTTATGCCGGTGTTATTAGCGGATATCACGCCGCAGATGCAGGTGTTTCGCGAAGAAAATTTTTGCCCAGTAGCCGGCGTACTGCCTTACCACGATCTTGCCAGCCTAATTACTCAAGCCAACGACACCGAATACGGCCTCGCCGCTTATGTATACGGCCACGATATTCGCAGCATTTGGCAATTATTACGCGGCCTTGAGTTTGGCATGGTGTCGGTGAACTCGGTGAAAATGACCGGCCACGGCATTCCCTTTGGTGGCGTTAAACAATCCGGCTTAGGCCGAGAAGGCAGCCGCCACGGCTTCGATGAATACAGCCAACTTAAATACTACTGCTTAGGCGGACTTACTGGGTGA
- a CDS encoding Lrp/AsnC family transcriptional regulator — protein sequence MRLDRYDIQILQILQQQGRITKTDLAQAINLSVSPCWERVKRLEKAGIIEGYGARINGQVLSKHTTVLVEISLNSHSASSMQRFEQAMLASEQVVDCYATGGGVDYILRVLCDGIDQYQRLMDHWLDSELGIDKYFTYIVTKTIKHTTSVSIQDAPGLL from the coding sequence ATGCGCTTAGACAGATACGACATTCAAATCTTACAAATTTTGCAGCAGCAAGGCCGCATCACTAAAACTGACTTAGCCCAAGCCATTAACCTCTCGGTTAGCCCCTGCTGGGAGCGCGTTAAACGCCTCGAAAAGGCGGGTATTATCGAGGGCTACGGCGCGCGTATTAATGGCCAAGTATTAAGTAAACACACCACTGTATTGGTAGAAATTAGCCTAAATAGTCACAGTGCCAGCAGCATGCAGCGCTTCGAACAAGCCATGCTCGCCTCCGAGCAAGTGGTTGACTGTTACGCCACCGGCGGCGGCGTTGATTACATACTGCGCGTGCTCTGTGACGGCATAGATCAATACCAACGCCTGATGGATCACTGGCTAGACTCCGAGCTTGGCATCGACAAATACTTTACCTACATAGTCACCAAAACCATCAAACACACCACCAGCGTCAGCATTCAAGATGCGCCGGGGTTGCTGTGA